One Spiribacter halobius DNA segment encodes these proteins:
- a CDS encoding Gfo/Idh/MocA family protein: MRTLNIGLVGSGFMGKAHTIAYRALPGVFPRPVRLQLELLADQGEARAREAAERLGFARWTGDWRALVSDPAVDVVDICAPNHLHREMALAAIAAGKAVYCEKPLALSAADAAEMVDAAERAGVTTLVGFNYACNPAAALVREIVAGGEIGEPLHFRGAHNEDYLADPQTPFNWRCERALAGSGALGDIGAHILHAALGVMGPVAELCADLRTVIPERPVAGDPGRRRAVENEDQASALLRFASGATGSIETSRVAAGRKLGLAYEITGSRGCVRFDQERMSEIQLYLADGPPSRRGFRTVLLGPEHPDYAAFSPAPGHGLGFNDMKIVEARDLVDAVLDGAPVANDFRGAWAVNRLIEAMERSHAARGWVAP; this comes from the coding sequence ATGCGCACCCTGAACATCGGCCTTGTCGGCTCGGGCTTCATGGGCAAGGCCCACACCATCGCCTACCGGGCGCTGCCAGGGGTATTCCCCCGACCGGTACGCCTGCAGCTCGAGCTGCTCGCGGACCAGGGTGAGGCCCGCGCGCGCGAGGCCGCCGAACGCCTCGGCTTCGCGCGCTGGACCGGCGACTGGCGGGCGCTGGTGAGCGATCCGGCGGTGGACGTTGTCGATATCTGCGCACCCAACCACCTGCACCGGGAGATGGCGCTGGCGGCCATCGCGGCGGGGAAGGCCGTGTACTGCGAGAAGCCGCTGGCGCTCTCCGCGGCCGACGCGGCGGAGATGGTGGACGCCGCCGAACGGGCCGGCGTGACGACGCTGGTCGGCTTCAACTACGCCTGCAATCCGGCTGCGGCCCTGGTGCGGGAGATCGTCGCCGGCGGCGAGATCGGCGAACCGCTGCACTTCCGGGGCGCGCACAACGAGGACTACCTGGCCGATCCGCAGACCCCCTTCAACTGGCGCTGCGAGCGGGCGCTTGCCGGCAGCGGCGCCCTCGGCGACATCGGCGCACACATCCTGCACGCCGCGCTCGGCGTCATGGGACCGGTGGCCGAGCTCTGTGCCGATCTGCGTACGGTGATCCCCGAGCGCCCCGTGGCCGGCGATCCCGGCCGCCGCCGGGCCGTGGAAAACGAGGACCAGGCCAGCGCCCTGCTGCGCTTCGCGAGCGGCGCCACCGGCAGCATCGAAACGAGTCGCGTCGCCGCGGGGCGCAAGCTCGGCCTCGCCTACGAGATCACCGGCAGCCGCGGCTGCGTCCGCTTCGACCAGGAGCGCATGAGCGAGATCCAGCTCTACCTCGCGGACGGGCCGCCCTCGCGCCGTGGCTTCCGGACCGTGCTCCTCGGGCCGGAGCACCCGGACTACGCCGCCTTCTCGCCGGCCCCCGGCCACGGGCTCGGGTTCAACGACATGAAGATCGTCGAGGCCCGCGATCTGGTGGACGCGGTGCTGGACGGCGCACCGGTGGCCAACGACTTCCGTGGGGCCTGGGCCGTCAACCGTCTGATCGAGGCCATGGAGCGCTCCCACGCCGCGCGCGGCTGGGTGGCGCCCTGA
- a CDS encoding MurR/RpiR family transcriptional regulator — translation MNTSPPRTPGELQSRILSEYDGLSKRLKQIARFAIDHPNDMALDTTAVVAKRAGVQPSAVIRFAKAFGFSGFSDMQRVYQVRLAESASSYSERIRRLRAQKHDHGAEPTVHDMLREFCEVNTVSLEHLPEGVPAQRLEAATARLASARTIHLCGLRRSFPVVAYLAYALGRIDCAANLLDGVGGMLAQQAGHLGPEDALLAVTFHPYAPETADLVSRAAERGCPTIVITDTPLSPVASHAEICFDIHDAELYTFRSLTASMCLAQALAVGVGLRLERDLCGH, via the coding sequence ATGAACACATCCCCTCCGCGAACCCCCGGCGAGCTGCAGTCGCGCATCCTGAGCGAGTACGACGGGCTCAGTAAGCGGCTCAAGCAGATTGCCCGCTTCGCCATCGATCACCCCAACGACATGGCGCTGGACACCACCGCCGTGGTGGCCAAGCGCGCCGGGGTCCAGCCCTCGGCCGTCATCCGCTTTGCCAAGGCCTTCGGCTTCAGCGGCTTCAGCGACATGCAGCGCGTCTACCAGGTGCGCCTGGCCGAGAGTGCGTCGAGCTACAGCGAGCGCATCCGGCGCCTGCGCGCGCAGAAGCACGACCACGGCGCGGAGCCGACGGTGCACGACATGCTGCGGGAGTTCTGCGAGGTGAACACCGTCTCCCTCGAGCACCTGCCGGAGGGTGTACCGGCGCAGCGCCTGGAGGCGGCCACCGCCCGCCTCGCGTCCGCCCGCACCATCCACCTGTGCGGCCTGCGTCGCTCGTTTCCAGTGGTGGCCTATCTCGCCTATGCCCTCGGCCGCATCGACTGCGCGGCCAATCTGCTGGATGGCGTTGGCGGCATGCTCGCGCAGCAGGCCGGGCATCTCGGGCCCGAGGACGCCCTGCTCGCGGTGACCTTTCACCCCTACGCGCCGGAGACCGCAGACCTGGTTTCACGGGCAGCGGAGCGCGGCTGCCCGACCATCGTGATCACGGACACGCCGCTGTCACCGGTGGCGAGCCATGCCGAGATCTGCTTCGACATCCACGACGCCGAGCTCTACACGTTCCGCTCGCTGACGGCTTCCATGTGCCTGGCCCAGGCGCTGGCGGTGGGCGTCGGCCTGCGCCTGGAGCGCGACCTGTGCGGTCATTAG
- a CDS encoding sugar ABC transporter substrate-binding protein, with the protein MQKLTQTLGAGVLAALGLAALAAGSAPAQAQDDPMRFVLISHAPNADSWWNTVRNALNAAGEQMGVEVEYRNPPQGDLANMARIVQQTTSSAPDGIIVTIADFDVLDGPIQSAVERGIPVVTINSGTEAQSAELGALMHVGQPEYYAGQRAGERAAEAGVTQFLCVNHYITNPASVERCEGYADGLGVELEGQMIDSGVDPTEVQNKVEAYLRQNPNTNGILTLGPNSAHPTIRALENMGLAGDVHFATFDLSSEIAAAVKEGTVDFAIDQQPYLQGYMPVVVLKLYNQYGLLPASNIRSGPGFVTEENIEQVEALAGEVR; encoded by the coding sequence ATGCAGAAGCTGACACAGACACTCGGGGCGGGCGTGCTCGCGGCGCTCGGCCTCGCCGCGCTTGCTGCCGGCAGCGCACCGGCTCAGGCCCAGGACGACCCGATGCGGTTCGTGCTGATCAGTCACGCCCCCAACGCCGACTCCTGGTGGAATACGGTGCGCAACGCCCTGAACGCCGCCGGCGAGCAGATGGGCGTGGAGGTCGAGTACCGCAACCCGCCCCAGGGTGACCTCGCCAACATGGCCCGCATTGTCCAGCAGACAACGTCCTCGGCGCCGGACGGGATCATCGTCACGATCGCCGACTTTGACGTCCTGGACGGCCCGATCCAGAGCGCGGTGGAGCGCGGCATTCCGGTGGTAACCATCAACTCGGGCACCGAGGCGCAGAGCGCCGAGCTCGGCGCGCTAATGCACGTCGGCCAGCCGGAGTACTACGCCGGCCAGCGCGCCGGGGAGCGGGCCGCGGAAGCCGGGGTGACGCAGTTCCTCTGCGTCAACCACTACATCACCAATCCGGCTTCGGTGGAACGCTGCGAGGGCTATGCCGACGGCCTCGGGGTCGAGCTCGAGGGCCAGATGATCGACTCCGGCGTCGATCCGACGGAGGTGCAGAACAAGGTCGAGGCGTATCTGCGCCAGAACCCCAACACCAACGGCATCCTCACCCTCGGGCCGAACTCCGCCCACCCGACCATCCGTGCCCTGGAGAACATGGGGCTCGCCGGCGACGTGCACTTCGCCACCTTCGACCTCTCCAGCGAGATCGCCGCGGCCGTCAAAGAAGGCACGGTGGACTTCGCCATCGATCAGCAGCCCTACCTGCAGGGATACATGCCGGTGGTGGTGCTCAAGCTCTACAACCAGTACGGCCTCCTGCCCGCCAGCAACATCCGCTCGGGTCCCGGCTTCGTCACCGAGGAGAATATCGAGCAGGTGGAGGCCCTGGCCGGCGAGGTCCGCTGA
- a CDS encoding ABC transporter permease, which translates to MARVSPAERPAAAAEEDERVRRVSALRQLLNRPEFGALSGAILVFVFFAIVAGDSGMFSLDGTMNWLQVSAELGILAIGATLLMIGGGFDLSIGSMIGFSGMLMAIATVFWGWPVWMAILFAFAVALAIGFVNGYITVRTGLPSFIVTLAFLFILRGLTIGLSVSLTNRTIISDVINDPQSDWLADLFGGVALEWLFRWFGEIGLVATFPNGRPVVEGIPMSIVWFFVLAIVASWVLMRTRFGNWVFATGGDENAAKNTGVPVRFVKISLFMFTAFCATVYAACQVMEFGSASADRGVLKELEAIAAAVIGGTLLTGGYGTIVGACFGALIFGVVQMGLYFTGVESSWFRVFVGVMLLVAVVLNNYIRKRVTEAR; encoded by the coding sequence ATGGCCCGGGTTTCCCCCGCCGAGCGCCCCGCCGCTGCCGCCGAGGAGGATGAGCGCGTTCGCCGTGTCTCCGCCCTGCGCCAGCTGCTGAATCGTCCCGAGTTCGGGGCGCTGTCCGGCGCCATCCTGGTGTTCGTGTTCTTCGCCATCGTCGCCGGCGACTCGGGCATGTTCTCGCTCGACGGCACGATGAACTGGCTGCAGGTCTCCGCCGAGCTCGGCATCCTCGCCATCGGTGCCACGCTCCTCATGATCGGCGGCGGCTTCGATCTGTCCATCGGGTCGATGATCGGCTTCTCCGGCATGCTGATGGCCATCGCCACCGTGTTCTGGGGCTGGCCGGTGTGGATGGCGATCCTGTTCGCCTTCGCGGTGGCGCTGGCGATCGGCTTCGTCAACGGCTACATCACGGTGCGCACCGGGCTGCCCTCGTTCATCGTGACGCTGGCCTTCCTGTTCATCCTGCGCGGGCTGACCATCGGCCTGTCGGTCAGCCTGACCAACCGCACGATCATCAGCGACGTCATTAACGACCCGCAGTCGGACTGGCTGGCGGACCTCTTCGGCGGCGTCGCCTTGGAGTGGCTGTTCCGCTGGTTCGGCGAGATCGGCCTGGTGGCGACTTTCCCCAACGGCCGGCCGGTGGTCGAGGGCATTCCGATGTCCATCGTCTGGTTCTTCGTGCTGGCGATCGTGGCGAGCTGGGTGCTGATGCGCACGCGCTTCGGCAACTGGGTGTTCGCCACCGGCGGCGACGAGAACGCCGCCAAGAACACCGGCGTGCCGGTGCGCTTCGTGAAGATCTCCCTGTTCATGTTCACCGCCTTCTGCGCGACGGTCTACGCGGCGTGCCAGGTGATGGAGTTCGGCTCCGCCTCGGCCGACCGGGGCGTGCTGAAGGAGCTGGAGGCCATCGCCGCGGCCGTGATTGGCGGCACGCTGCTCACCGGCGGCTACGGCACCATTGTCGGCGCCTGCTTCGGTGCGCTGATTTTCGGCGTCGTGCAGATGGGCCTGTACTTCACCGGCGTCGAGTCGTCGTGGTTCCGCGTGTTCGTCGGCGTGATGCTGCTGGTGGCGGTGGTCCTCAACAACTACATCCGCAAGCGCGTGACAGAGGCGCGCTGA
- a CDS encoding ATP-binding cassette domain-containing protein, whose amino-acid sequence MGANIVELRDVSRYFGSVVALEGVSMGVAAGEVHCLLGDNGAGKSTLIKILSGVHPPSRGEYLLDGEPVQLSSPREALDNGIATVFQDLALVPLMSVTRNFFMGRELTRGWGPFKRFDLERANRIARDGLARMGIQVRDPAQAIGTMSGGERQCLAIARAIHFGARVLILDEPTAALGVKQSANVMKVVARARQEGIGVILITHNVHHAYPVADRFTLLNRGQSLGTYEKAEVSREEVVAMMAGGEELQELEMELAEFERSDRAKAQRERTAG is encoded by the coding sequence ATGGGCGCGAACATCGTCGAGCTGCGGGACGTCTCCCGTTATTTCGGCTCCGTGGTGGCCCTGGAGGGGGTGTCCATGGGGGTGGCCGCCGGCGAGGTGCACTGCCTGCTGGGCGACAATGGCGCCGGCAAGTCCACGCTGATCAAGATCCTCTCGGGCGTGCACCCGCCGAGCCGCGGGGAGTACCTGCTAGATGGCGAGCCCGTGCAGCTGAGCTCGCCCCGCGAGGCACTGGACAACGGCATTGCCACCGTATTCCAGGATCTCGCCCTGGTGCCGCTGATGAGCGTGACGCGCAATTTCTTCATGGGCCGGGAGCTCACCCGGGGCTGGGGGCCGTTCAAGCGCTTCGACCTGGAGCGCGCCAACCGCATCGCGCGTGATGGCCTCGCCCGCATGGGTATCCAGGTGCGCGACCCGGCCCAGGCCATTGGCACCATGTCCGGCGGCGAGCGCCAGTGCCTTGCCATTGCCCGGGCCATCCATTTCGGCGCCCGGGTGCTCATCCTCGACGAGCCCACCGCCGCCCTGGGCGTCAAGCAGTCCGCCAACGTCATGAAGGTGGTGGCCCGCGCCCGCCAGGAGGGTATCGGCGTGATCCTCATCACCCATAACGTCCATCACGCCTACCCGGTGGCGGACCGTTTCACGTTGCTCAACCGCGGCCAGAGTCTCGGCACCTACGAGAAGGCCGAGGTCAGCCGCGAGGAGGTGGTAGCGATGATGGCCGGCGGCGAGGAGCTCCAGGAGCTGGAGATGGAGCTCGCGGAGTTCGAGCGCAGCGACCGGGCGAAGGCGCAGCGCGAGCGGACGGCGGGCTGA